In Arthrobacter sp. MN05-02, the genomic stretch TGGGCGGGATCCGCCTCCCCTCGGGGGAGGATCTCCCGCCCAGTATGCCGGAGTCCACCGACCCTTTGTCCCGCCGGGCGCCCCTCCTGTCGTAACCCTTGCAGAGTCCGCGGGCTACACTGCGGCGAGGCTGAGGACGAGCGCTGCGTGGGGTGGCAGCTGCACGGTGTCGGCCAGCAGCCCGACGCCGTCGACCGTGGACAGCAGGACCTCGGCGTCGGCCCCGCGCACGGGGACGGTCGCCATCGCGTCGGCCAGGTTCAGGACGACGGCGGTGCTGCCACGGTGCAGGACGATCCAGCGGCTGTCCTCGTCGAACTCCACCGAGATGCTGCCGAAGTCGGGATCGCGCAGTTCGGGGCGCGAGCGGCGCAGGCGGATGAGCTCTCGGTAGGTGGCGAGCAGCTCGGCGTGGTGCCCCTGCTCCGCCTCGGCCCACTGCAGCTTCGCGGAGGCGAACGTCGCGGGATCCTGGGGGTTGGGCACGTCCTCCGGGCGCCAGCCCATGCGCTCGAACTCCTTGAGCCGCCCCTCGGCCGTGGCCTTGCCGAGTTCCGGTTCCGGGTGGGACGTGAAGAACGGCCAGGGCGTGGACGCACCGTACTCCTCGCCCATGAAGAGCATCGGGGTGAAGGGACCGAGGATGTTCAGCACGGCGGCCTGCGCGAGCTGTGCCGGGTTCAGGGAGGCGCTGATGCGGTCTCCGGCCGCCCTGTTCCCGATCTGGTCGTGGTTCTGCGTCGCGACGACCAGCTGGAGCGGCGAGACGCGGGACGGGTCGATCTCGCGGCCGTGGTGGCGTTCGCGGAACGACGAGTAGGTCCCGTTGTGGAAGAATCCCTTCTCGAGGACCTTCGCGAGTGCCCCGACCGAGTTGAAGTCGAGGTAGTACCCCTCGGTCTCCCCCGTCAGGTTGACGTGCACCGCGTGGTGGAAGTCGTCGCTCCACTGGCCGGCCAGTCCGTACCCGCCGACGTCGCGGCCCTGGATGAGGCGCGGGTTGTTCAGGTCCGATTCCGCGATGAGGAACAGCGGCTTGCCGAGCTCCGCCGCGCACTCGTCGGTGCGCGTGCTGAACTCCTCGAGGATGTGCACGGCGCGCTCGTCGTGCAGGGCGTGCACGGCGTCGAGGCGGAGGCCGTCCACGTGGTAGTCCCGGAACCACATGAGCAGGTTCTCGACCACGTACTCGCGCACCTCGTCCGACTGCGGTCCGTCGAGGTTCAGCGCGTCGCCCCACGTGTTGGAGAGGCCCTCCGTGAGGTAGGGGCCGAAGAGCCCGAGGTAGTTCCCGCTCGGGCCGAGGTGGTTGTGGACGACGTCCTGGATGACGCCGAGGCCCTTCTGGTGCGCGGCGTCCACGAAGCGCTGGTAGGCGGCCGGACCGCCGTAGGTCTCCTGGACGGCGTACCAGAGGACGCCGTCGTAGCCCCAGTTGTGGGTCCCGTTGAAGGCGTTGACGGGCAGGAGCTCCACGTACTGGACGCCGAGGTCCACGAGGTGGTCCAGCTTGCCGATCGCGGCGTCGAGCGTCCCCTCGGGGGTGAACGTGCCGAGGTGCATCTCGTAGATGACGCCGCCGTTGAGGCCCGGCGACTGCCACGACTCGTCCTGCCAGTCGTGGGCGCCCGGGTCGAAGGTGCGGGAGAGCTGGTGCACGCCCTCGGGCTGGCGGCGCGAGCGCGGGTCCGGGACGGGGGTGTCGGAGCCGTCGACGAGGTACCCGTAGGAGACGTCCGACGACGACGGCGGCGCGTCCGACGGATGCCACCAGTCGCCCTCGCCCCGGGTCATCGGGTACTCGGTGCCGTCCGCCACGAGCGTGAGGGACTCGGCGCGGGGCGCCCAGACGTCGAACGGTGTACTCATGATGCGTCCTCCTGGACCAGTAGGGCTGCGGGGAAGGTGGTGAAGAGGTCGGCCGCGCGGACGGTGCCGCCCGGGACGGTGGCGCCGGTGAGCGCGCACGTGTAGGTGCCGGACGGGAGTTCCAGCGTGGTGTCCCCCCACCCGCCGCGCTGCTCGAGCCCGTAGGGCAGTCGCGTGATCAGGGTGATGGCACCCCCGCGGTCGAAGCCGAAGACGTGGTCCGCGGCGTCGCCGGAGGACCGGATGGCGGTGTAGCCGGTGAACAGTTCGGGACGGTCCCGGCGGAGCTTCA encodes the following:
- the treZ gene encoding malto-oligosyltrehalose trehalohydrolase is translated as MSTPFDVWAPRAESLTLVADGTEYPMTRGEGDWWHPSDAPPSSSDVSYGYLVDGSDTPVPDPRSRRQPEGVHQLSRTFDPGAHDWQDESWQSPGLNGGVIYEMHLGTFTPEGTLDAAIGKLDHLVDLGVQYVELLPVNAFNGTHNWGYDGVLWYAVQETYGGPAAYQRFVDAAHQKGLGVIQDVVHNHLGPSGNYLGLFGPYLTEGLSNTWGDALNLDGPQSDEVREYVVENLLMWFRDYHVDGLRLDAVHALHDERAVHILEEFSTRTDECAAELGKPLFLIAESDLNNPRLIQGRDVGGYGLAGQWSDDFHHAVHVNLTGETEGYYLDFNSVGALAKVLEKGFFHNGTYSSFRERHHGREIDPSRVSPLQLVVATQNHDQIGNRAAGDRISASLNPAQLAQAAVLNILGPFTPMLFMGEEYGASTPWPFFTSHPEPELGKATAEGRLKEFERMGWRPEDVPNPQDPATFASAKLQWAEAEQGHHAELLATYRELIRLRRSRPELRDPDFGSISVEFDEDSRWIVLHRGSTAVVLNLADAMATVPVRGADAEVLLSTVDGVGLLADTVQLPPHAALVLSLAAV